The Candidatus Eisenbacteria bacterium sequence GCCGGCGGGCACGTCCGGCAACGCGAAGGATCCGTCGTCCCGCGGCTGCGTGTAGGCCCGGTTGGGCGCGACGAGCACGAACGCGGCCATGTCGGAGTGGATGTCGCAGTAGACGTTCACGAGACCCGACTTCGGAAACGTGACGCTGCGCGAGTGCCCCTTCGGGTACTTGCCCAGGTCGAAACGCCGAATGGTCGAGACGCTGAAGACGTTGTGGTAGATCGGGTCCTGGTTCGGGAAGTCCACCGTGCCGCCGGCGAACACCGCCACCACGCGCGGGACGAAGCACTGGTCCTTCTGCGCGAGCCGCGGCCGCGCCGGCGGGGTGATGAGCGAGTCGGCCGCGATGTCCACGTGCTCGAACCACAGCACCGCGTCGCTCACCGCGCCGCGCGGCGCCATGCGGTGGGCCGCCATCGAACCGGCCTGTCCCGGATAGGCGTTCAGGTGGCGGGCGGGCGGCGGAGCCGCGGGCACGGCCAGCGTCCCGCGCAACACCGATCCCTGCGCGGGAGGGGTGACGAGCGGGAGCAGCGCGAGCGCCAGCGGGACGATCGCAGTCAGCCAGGATGACGACTTCATGCACGGGTTCCCGGGCCGGGGGCCTGGTCCGGGCGGTGGTGCCCGGGCCGGAAGCGACCTGCGCCCGTCATCGGCACCCCGGCCGTCGCTCTGAAGGAGCCGCGGGGAGGGCGGCGGACGCGCGGGCAGGGCGGCTTCGCGCCACGCGCGAAGGCCCGGCGCGTCGACGCCCCGGGCCGTGGTTTCGCGGTCTTCCGCGGCCGCGCCGCCTTCGGGGTCAGCGGTAGGCCGCGATCCCCGTGACCTGCTCGCCGAGCACGAGCGTGTGGATGTTGTGGGTACCCTCGTAGGTCTTGACCGATTCGAGGTTGCACATGTGCCGCATGACCGGGTACTCGGAGGTGATGCCGTTGGCGCCGAGGATGTCCCGGGCCCGGCGGGCGATCTCGAGCGCGATCTCGCAATTGTTGCGCTTCGCCATCGAGACGTGCTCCGGGCGGCACACGCCGCGCTCCTTCATGCGCCCGCACTGGAGGGCGAGCAGCTGCGCCTTGACGATCTCGGTGAGCATCTTCGCCAGTTCGGCCTGCACGAGCTGGTAGGAGCCGATCGGCTTGCCGAACATGACGCGCGCCTTGCTGTACCGCGCCGCCTCCTCGAAGCAGGCCATGGCTGCCCCCACCACGCCGAAGGCGATGCCGAAGCGCGCCTGGGTGAGGCAGCCGAGCGGGGCCTTGAGACCGTTGCCCTCGGGCAGCCGGTGCGACTCGGGCACGAACACGTCCTGCAGCACCAGTTCGCTGGTCACCGAGGCGCGCAGCGAATGCTTGCGCTTCTGCTCGGGCGCCGTGAATCCCCGGGAGCCCTTCTCGACGAGAAATCCGGCGATGGCCTCGCGGCCCTTTTCCGGATCGTGGAGCTTGGCCCACACGATCGCGAGGTCCGCCACGGTACCGTTGGTGATCCACATCTTCGCGCCGTTCAGGACGTATCCGCCGTCCACCCGCTTCGCGCGCGTGATCATGCCTCCCGGGTCGGACCCGAAGTCGGGTTCGGTCAGGCCGAAGCAGCCGATGACCTCGCCCTTCGCCATCCGCGGCAGCCACTTTTCGCGCTGCTCCTCGGAGCCGTACGCGAAGATCGGGTACATGCAGAGCGAGCCCTGCACCGACGCGAAGCTGCGCAGGCCCGAGTCGCCCCGTTCGAGCTCCTGCATCGTCAGGCCGTAGGCGACCGGACCGATGCCGGCGCAGCCGTACTTCTCGGGAAGCGTCGCGCCGAACAGCCCCATCCCGGCCAGCTCGGGAATCACGTCCTTCGGGAAGTAGGCCTCGTCGTAGGCGTCCTCGACGATGGGGAGGAAGCGCTCGTCCACCCAGTCCCCGACCGCGTCGCGGATCTGGATCTCTTCCTCGGTGAGCAGCGAGTCAACGTCGTAGAAGTCCATGCGCGTGGCGCGGGGCATGGTCGGCTCCTCGGGCTGGCGGATCGTCAGCGCCCGGCGGGCGCGGAACGCACGGGACGTGCGGGGTCGGCAGGGGCTGCGGAAAACGCCGGGGCAGCATAGCAGATGATGTCGAGAGCCCGGACGCTTCGCGAGCGCGTGAGTCCCTGCGGCGAGACGAGCCATTCACGATGAGCCGCCGTGTCGCGCCCGGCCGCGAGCGCCGCGGGCAGCAGTCCCCCGGGGTCGTCCGTCCGGGCCCGCACGAGCCACACGCGCGGGCGCCGAGCGAGTGCCGGCGCGAGCGCACCGATGTCGGCGCGGGTGATCGCGCCTTCGTGCGCCGGAACGCCTCGCGCATCGAGGTCGTGGCGCTTCGCGTAGTACGCGAAGACGCCGTCGCGGTACCAGGGCGCCGTGACCAGCACGAGGTCGCCGGGCCGCGCCCCGCGTTCGAGCCAGGCGACCGCATCGCGCCACGGCTCCTTGTGAAGGTCGCGGTGAAGGGCGAGCAGCGGTGGCACGCTCGCGGCCACGACCAGCAGCGCGACCAGCGCGCGGCCCACACGCGAAGGCACCCCGGCCCAGCCGGCGGCGGCGAGGATGGCGAGCGCGAGCGAAGAAGCGATCGCCGCGCGCGTCAGGTAGATCGCCGGTCCGGCGAGCGAGATCACGTACGGCGCGAACAGTGGAACGAGCGCGAGCAGGAGGACCAGCGCCCGGGCGGCGGTCGCGTTCGGAGGGGCCGTGGCGCCGGAGTCGTCGGCGGGACGGGCGGCGGCCGCCGACGGGCGCCGCAGCGCCGCCAGCAGGACGAGCGACGCGAGCAGGACCAGCAAGGTTCCGCTGCCCGCGAACTCGTGGAGGGTCCGGACCATCTCGAACGGAACCGGCCGCGCGATCCAGAACGACTGCTGCACGCGCCGGGCCTGCGCGACCAGGACCGAAGCCCACGGCAGGAAGCCCGCGAACACGACCGCGGCCGGAACCAGCAGCCGCCGCGCGGCCCCGCGCCCCGCCGGCGTGCGCGCCACTCCCGCGAGCACCAGCGCTTCGGCGAACACGACGAACAGGCCGTGCGCGTGCGTGTAAAGGAGCGTCAGGGTTGCCGCCGCCCAGCCGATGCGCGCGCGCGGGCGTCCGTCCGCCAGCACCGCGAGCAGGCCGTCGGCCGAGGCGAGCGAGAGCGCCCCGAGCAGTGCGTAGGGCCGCGCCTCCTGCGCGTACCGGACCTGGAAGGCCGAAAGTGCGACGAGCGCAGCGGCGCCCCAGGCGGCGGTCTCGCCGAACGCCCGGCGGGCGAGTCGCCAGGTGAAGTAGACGGCCGCGCAGGATGCGGC is a genomic window containing:
- a CDS encoding acyl-CoA dehydrogenase family protein — translated: MPRATRMDFYDVDSLLTEEEIQIRDAVGDWVDERFLPIVEDAYDEAYFPKDVIPELAGMGLFGATLPEKYGCAGIGPVAYGLTMQELERGDSGLRSFASVQGSLCMYPIFAYGSEEQREKWLPRMAKGEVIGCFGLTEPDFGSDPGGMITRAKRVDGGYVLNGAKMWITNGTVADLAIVWAKLHDPEKGREAIAGFLVEKGSRGFTAPEQKRKHSLRASVTSELVLQDVFVPESHRLPEGNGLKAPLGCLTQARFGIAFGVVGAAMACFEEAARYSKARVMFGKPIGSYQLVQAELAKMLTEIVKAQLLALQCGRMKERGVCRPEHVSMAKRNNCEIALEIARRARDILGANGITSEYPVMRHMCNLESVKTYEGTHNIHTLVLGEQVTGIAAYR
- a CDS encoding glycosyltransferase family 39 protein — protein: MRPTARSGRLTAVDFHGRSSQDAGVEARRGSHMSWLAALAIAAVAIALRVWGLGRESLWLDEGFTWRLTRLPLRGLIEASRADVHPPLHPLLVKLLVRFFGDCETTLRAVSVAASCAAVYFTWRLARRAFGETAAWGAAALVALSAFQVRYAQEARPYALLGALSLASADGLLAVLADGRPRARIGWAAATLTLLYTHAHGLFVVFAEALVLAGVARTPAGRGAARRLLVPAAVVFAGFLPWASVLVAQARRVQQSFWIARPVPFEMVRTLHEFAGSGTLLVLLASLVLLAALRRPSAAAARPADDSGATAPPNATAARALVLLLALVPLFAPYVISLAGPAIYLTRAAIASSLALAILAAAGWAGVPSRVGRALVALLVVAASVPPLLALHRDLHKEPWRDAVAWLERGARPGDLVLVTAPWYRDGVFAYYAKRHDLDARGVPAHEGAITRADIGALAPALARRPRVWLVRARTDDPGGLLPAALAAGRDTAAHREWLVSPQGLTRSRSVRALDIICYAAPAFSAAPADPARPVRSAPAGR